Genomic window (Campylobacter ureolyticus ACS-301-V-Sch3b):
TGGCACGGAGTTAGCCGGTGCTTATTCATCAGGTACCGTCATTATTCTTTCCTGATAAAAGGAGTTTACGCTCCGAAAAGTGTCATCCTCCACGCGGCGTTGCTGCGTCAGGGTTTCCCCCATTGCGCAATATTCCTTACTGCTGCCTCCCGTAGGAGTTTGGACCGTGTCTCAGTTCCAATGTGACTGATCATCCTCTCAGACCAGTTACGCGTCATAGCCTTGGTAAGCCATTACCTTACCAACTAGCTGATACGATATAGTCTCATCCTACACCGAAAAGACTTTCCCTATTTAACTTATGCCAAATAGGAGTATGAGGTATTAGCAGTCGTTTCCAACTGTTGTTCCTCTGTGTAGGGCAGATTAACTATATATTACTCACCCGTGCGCCACTAATCCATCCTAGCAAGCTAGGACTTCATCGTTCGACTTGCATGTATTAGGCACGCCGCCAGCGTTCACTCTGAGCCAGGATCAAACTCTCCATAAAAATATTATGAAGTTTTTAATCTAAAAACTTTTATTATTTATCTTTAAATAAAAATAAATTATTATTTAATACCTTTATATATAATATAAAGGTATTGTTTTTAATTTCTAGCTCAATCGATCACTTGTTTAGATTTCAAAGATTGACTTTAAAATTTGATTTTTATAGTTTAACATTAATAATTTAAAAAACTCGTTTTTTATAAAAAAGAACTGTTTAAACAACTCGTTTAAGAGGTCTTTTGTAAAACGGAAATGAAATTATACAAACATAAAGCTTAAAGTTTGATTAAAGTGGGGGAAAATGTTTTAAATTATTATAGATAGTTATAAATTGTTATGAATTACGATAAAGGTTTGTTAAATTTTTGAAAGTTTTAAATACTTTTCTATCATCTCATCAAATTTAACTTTCGCACTTTTGGGAGTTTTTATAATAAAATTAGGGAAAAAGCGTCTTGCAAGCATTAAAATCATGTCATCGCTTGTTATCATAAATTCAATTTTCGTAAAGCCATTAATATCCTTTTTTTCAGTAATTTTTTGTGACCCAAAAAATTTCTTTTTCTTAAAATATTTCAAAACCTCATCACTGACAAAAACCTCGCACAAATAAGGCTTTACTTTATATCCGTCCCAAAAAGTTTCAAAGTTTTGTATAAATTTCAAGGCTTCAAAATCGGTATGAAAAGTTTTTTCACTTAACATTATCTCATCTATAAAATTTAGCCTAATTACTCTAAATCCATTGTTTATAGACTCTTTTTCATCAATCATTGCAACTTGCCAATTACCTTTTGAATAGATAATTTTTAAAAATTTTACATCGCTAAACCAAACACCTTCATAATTAAAACTCACATATCTTCTAAATTTAACGGCTTTTTTAACGCTTAAAAATATTTTTAGGTTTGGACTTTCTTCGTGTGGACTTCCTTTTATAAGGAAAATATCACCAAGTTCTCTTGCAAGCTTAACCCCAAGTTTTTTATGTTCAGGCGGTAAAAAGTCCGAAAAACCAGGATTTATCGTATGTAAAAGCTCGATTAATTTTTCAGTATCATCTGCTTTTTGGTATGGAATCATAAAAGCTTTGTAAAATTCTTTATTTTTACACACATAATTTCCATTTCCAAGTTTTTCTATAAAATCTCTTCCAAAAACCGCCCTTATATCACTAACATAACGCCTTAATGTACGCTCACTAAGTCCTCTACTTAGGGCGTAAGAGTTTAAATTTATCTCACGCCCTGATGAAATTTCTTGCAAAAATAGCAAAATTTCAGTTGTTTTTGTTACCATAATCCTAAAACTTTCCACCAAATTGAACCAATTATCGACCAAATCAACAAATTTATAACAGTTATGATAAAGCCAAGTTTCCACCACTCTTTTTG
Coding sequences:
- a CDS encoding WYL domain-containing protein, producing MVTKTTEILLFLQEISSGREINLNSYALSRGLSERTLRRYVSDIRAVFGRDFIEKLGNGNYVCKNKEFYKAFMIPYQKADDTEKLIELLHTINPGFSDFLPPEHKKLGVKLARELGDIFLIKGSPHEESPNLKIFLSVKKAVKFRRYVSFNYEGVWFSDVKFLKIIYSKGNWQVAMIDEKESINNGFRVIRLNFIDEIMLSEKTFHTDFEALKFIQNFETFWDGYKVKPYLCEVFVSDEVLKYFKKKKFFGSQKITEKKDINGFTKIEFMITSDDMILMLARRFFPNFIIKTPKSAKVKFDEMIEKYLKLSKI